A single region of the Syntrophotaleaceae bacterium genome encodes:
- a CDS encoding sodium:proton antiporter, whose amino-acid sequence MVENILYLLAGIFVLCSLCQWLAWRSRLPAIIFLLTAGILLGPVFRLLNPDQLLGNLLFPFVSLSVAVILFEGGLTLRFRDIVGIEAVVRNLVSLGILVTGLTTALATRYVLNFPWGTSFLFGAIMVVTGPTVIMPMLQTVRPTPAVAKVLRWEGILNDPIGAALAVLVYEFIISGGGQQALGHTFQVFGQIVLTGSLLGVLGGYFFGLTLRNHWLPEFLHNVTVLSLVFGAFALSNWIQHESGLITVTVMGIWLANMEGVEVEGILNFKNTLSILLISVLFVVLAARMEFAAFQDLGWAAVWVFLAIQFVSRPACVMLSTVGSKLSWPERHLLSWIAPRGIVAAAISALFALRLEQMGMAGVSLLIPLTFMVIIGTVLLQSLTARPLALWLGVAEPEPKGFLVIGANEVARTIAKALRQNDFPVVLTDTDWDKIAKAKLDGLPAYFGNPISEHAERHLDLVGIGRMLALTSRENFNVAAVMHFRMEFGPANVFVLQSKEDEKVSEKYKVTSRRRGLTLFGKEVTYAALSEMLAQGAEIRTTKLTETFTFNDFLEKTGQKALLLFALDPKGRAQVFTVERQIAPAVGWSIISLVKTGGADSSA is encoded by the coding sequence TTGGTCGAAAACATCCTCTACCTTCTGGCCGGCATTTTTGTTCTTTGCAGTCTTTGCCAGTGGCTCGCGTGGCGATCGAGGCTGCCGGCCATCATTTTTCTTCTGACCGCGGGGATTTTGCTCGGGCCTGTTTTTCGCCTGCTGAATCCAGACCAGCTGCTGGGGAACCTTCTCTTCCCCTTTGTCTCCCTGTCCGTTGCCGTCATCCTGTTCGAAGGGGGCCTGACCCTCCGCTTCCGGGATATCGTCGGCATCGAGGCGGTGGTGAGAAATCTGGTGTCACTGGGCATCCTGGTCACCGGTCTGACCACCGCCCTGGCCACGCGGTATGTCCTGAACTTCCCCTGGGGCACATCCTTTCTTTTTGGCGCGATCATGGTGGTCACGGGTCCCACCGTCATCATGCCCATGCTGCAGACCGTACGGCCGACCCCGGCGGTTGCCAAAGTCCTGCGGTGGGAAGGGATCCTTAACGACCCCATCGGCGCAGCGCTGGCGGTTCTGGTTTACGAATTCATCATCTCCGGAGGGGGGCAGCAGGCTCTGGGACATACATTTCAGGTCTTCGGGCAGATCGTCCTGACCGGTTCACTCCTCGGTGTCCTGGGCGGCTATTTTTTCGGTTTGACTCTCAGAAATCACTGGCTGCCGGAATTTCTTCACAACGTCACCGTCCTGTCTCTGGTCTTCGGTGCCTTCGCCCTGTCCAACTGGATTCAGCATGAATCGGGATTGATCACGGTCACGGTCATGGGCATCTGGCTGGCGAACATGGAAGGGGTCGAGGTGGAAGGCATTCTCAATTTCAAGAATACCCTGAGCATCCTGCTCATCTCCGTGCTGTTCGTCGTTCTCGCCGCCCGCATGGAATTCGCCGCCTTTCAGGATCTGGGCTGGGCAGCCGTCTGGGTTTTCCTGGCCATCCAGTTCGTGTCCCGCCCCGCCTGCGTCATGCTCTCTACGGTCGGATCGAAACTTTCCTGGCCGGAACGGCATCTGCTTTCATGGATCGCTCCCCGCGGCATCGTCGCCGCCGCCATCTCGGCCCTGTTTGCCCTGCGTCTGGAGCAGATGGGAATGGCCGGAGTCTCCCTGCTGATTCCCCTGACCTTCATGGTCATCATCGGCACCGTTCTGCTTCAGAGCCTCACCGCCCGTCCACTGGCTTTATGGCTGGGCGTGGCAGAACCGGAGCCGAAAGGCTTTCTCGTCATCGGTGCCAACGAGGTGGCCCGGACTATTGCAAAAGCCCTGCGTCAAAATGATTTTCCCGTCGTTCTTACCGATACGGACTGGGACAAAATCGCCAAGGCGAAGCTGGACGGACTACCCGCCTATTTCGGCAATCCGATCTCCGAGCACGCCGAACGGCACCTGGATCTGGTCGGCATCGGGCGCATGCTCGCCCTCACTTCGAGAGAGAATTTCAATGTCGCGGCCGTGATGCACTTTCGCATGGAATTCGGACCGGCGAACGTCTTCGTATTGCAGTCAAAGGAAGATGAAAAGGTATCGGAAAAATACAAGGTGACTTCCAGGAGACGGGGGCTTACCCTGTTCGGGAAGGAGGTCACCTATGCCGCGCTGTCGGAGATGCTTGCCCAGGGAGCGGAAATCCGCACTACCAAACTGACGGAAACCTTTACTTTCAACGATTTCCTGGAGAAAACCGGGCAGAAAGCCCTGCTGCTGTTCGCCCTGGATCCCAAGGGGCGGGCACAGGTGTTTACCGTCGAGCGGCAAATTGCCCCGGCGGTGGGCTGGTCGATCATCAGCCTGGTGAAAACCGGGGGTGCGGACAGTTCCGCCTGA
- a CDS encoding acetyl-CoA C-acetyltransferase: MPERVVLLSAVRTAIGRYGGSLREISAPRLGAQVVKEAVRRSGIGMEEVDEVIMGNVLSAGLGQNPARQAALMAGMPVGVGALTVNQVCGSGLQAVILATRAIRAGEARFVVAGGMESMSGAPHLLHGLRWGIRAGDADLVDGMLHDGLTDAFHGIKMGETGERIARKYGVTRQEADAFAVRSHHLAAEAQKSGKFDREIVAVPLETVFFARDECLRGETTMEKLCSLPPAFLPKGILTAGNSSQISDGAAALLLTSASLARDRNLMPLAEITHYASSGTAPEDVMESPIFAVRRLLERSGLTLKDMDLVEHNEAFSVASLAVARELGIDLEKLNVHGGAVALGHPIGASGARILVTLLHALQDRKLTRGLATLCMGGGNGLAMTIERTG, translated from the coding sequence ATGCCGGAAAGAGTTGTTCTGCTCAGCGCGGTTCGCACCGCCATCGGCAGATATGGCGGAAGCCTCAGGGAGATCTCCGCGCCCCGTCTGGGAGCGCAGGTGGTGAAAGAGGCCGTCAGACGGAGCGGAATCGGCATGGAGGAAGTTGACGAGGTGATCATGGGCAACGTGTTGTCGGCGGGGCTGGGACAGAACCCCGCCCGGCAGGCGGCCCTGATGGCCGGAATGCCGGTTGGAGTCGGTGCCTTGACGGTCAATCAGGTCTGTGGCTCCGGACTGCAGGCCGTCATTCTCGCGACGCGGGCGATCAGGGCCGGCGAGGCCCGATTCGTTGTGGCCGGCGGCATGGAGAGCATGAGTGGAGCTCCTCACCTGCTCCATGGCCTGCGCTGGGGTATTCGTGCCGGAGATGCTGATCTGGTCGACGGAATGCTGCACGATGGTCTGACGGATGCCTTTCACGGCATCAAAATGGGCGAAACCGGGGAAAGGATTGCACGAAAGTACGGCGTGACCCGGCAGGAGGCGGATGCATTTGCAGTCAGAAGTCATCATTTGGCGGCCGAGGCGCAGAAATCGGGCAAATTCGATCGGGAGATCGTTGCGGTGCCTCTCGAAACGGTTTTTTTTGCAAGGGATGAGTGCCTTCGGGGCGAGACCACCATGGAGAAGTTGTGCTCTCTGCCTCCGGCTTTTCTGCCGAAGGGGATCCTGACGGCCGGTAACAGTTCCCAGATCAGCGACGGTGCCGCAGCCCTGCTGCTGACGTCCGCCTCCCTGGCCAGGGACCGCAATCTGATGCCCCTGGCGGAAATTACCCACTATGCCTCCTCCGGAACGGCGCCGGAGGATGTCATGGAATCGCCGATATTCGCCGTGCGCAGGCTGCTGGAGCGATCAGGCCTGACCCTGAAGGATATGGACCTGGTGGAGCATAACGAGGCTTTTTCCGTAGCTTCCCTGGCCGTCGCCCGCGAACTTGGAATCGATCTGGAAAAACTCAACGTTCATGGCGGAGCGGTCGCTCTGGGGCATCCCATCGGCGCCAGCGGGGCGAGAATTCTGGTGACCCTGCTGCACGCTCTGCAGGACAGGAAGCTGACAAGGGGACTGGCCACGCTGTGCATGGGCGGCGGCAACGGGCTGGCCATGACCATCGAGCGGACGGGGTGA
- a CDS encoding Zn-ribbon domain-containing OB-fold protein, with product MNKKIKLPENEEGTILFNLDPIIVKDHYEIDYLHSYAQDSPFFAGLAAGKLLGSRCNACSTTYATPRSHCMECGKPTEWVELPLEGKVHTFTTCYFGGEAFLKETPFTLILVEFESVDTLFLSRLIGVEPDEVEIGLPVRARFVRNSKFKATDVYFVPG from the coding sequence ATGAATAAAAAAATCAAATTACCCGAGAACGAAGAAGGGACTATTCTCTTCAACCTCGACCCGATCATCGTCAAGGACCACTACGAGATCGATTATCTTCATTCCTATGCCCAGGACTCCCCCTTTTTCGCCGGTCTTGCCGCCGGGAAGCTTCTTGGGAGCCGCTGCAACGCCTGCAGCACCACTTATGCGACACCCCGCAGCCACTGCATGGAATGCGGAAAACCGACCGAGTGGGTCGAGCTTCCGCTCGAGGGAAAGGTTCACACCTTCACGACCTGTTATTTCGGGGGGGAGGCCTTTCTGAAAGAAACGCCCTTCACGTTGATTCTGGTCGAATTCGAGAGTGTCGATACCCTGTTTCTTTCGCGCCTGATCGGGGTCGAGCCGGATGAGGTGGAGATCGGGCTGCCGGTCAGGGCCCGCTTCGTGCGCAACAGCAAGTTCAAGGCGACGGATGTGTATTTTGTACCAGGTTAA
- a CDS encoding helix-turn-helix transcriptional regulator: MEESRLKIARTVLGGISQAKFAKSLGVPSYKIRDMESGKVRTSPDIARKMEELFDFSFRWVMTGRGPMFADSPRTGHEKMESECLEAEVEPGSGCRLTVREGETFWHSDNPDLLEILNLLREYGSPKLLREIKEKLLRVKRAVEED; the protein is encoded by the coding sequence ATGGAAGAAAGTCGCCTGAAAATTGCCAGAACAGTTTTAGGAGGCATCAGCCAGGCCAAGTTCGCCAAATCCCTCGGCGTTCCCTCCTATAAGATCCGGGACATGGAATCCGGAAAGGTCCGGACGTCCCCCGACATTGCAAGAAAAATGGAAGAACTGTTCGATTTTTCCTTCAGGTGGGTCATGACGGGAAGGGGACCGATGTTTGCGGACAGCCCCCGCACCGGTCATGAAAAGATGGAAAGTGAATGTCTGGAGGCGGAGGTCGAACCCGGCTCCGGCTGCAGACTGACGGTTCGGGAAGGGGAAACCTTCTGGCATTCGGATAACCCCGACTTGCTTGAAATCCTCAATCTGCTGCGTGAATACGGATCTCCTAAACTTCTCCGGGAGATCAAGGAGAAGTTGCTTCGAGTCAAACGCGCCGTGGAGGAGGATTGA
- a CDS encoding acetoacetate--CoA ligase, producing the protein MKKPIWIPSEKRICGSSMTRFLDFVNERHGTSFHAYEPLYTWSVTEISSFWDAIWRFCEITASREYQQVVDDPYRLPGPRWFAGARLNFAENLLRFRDQKTAIIFRDENHAALRMSYSELADRVASVAGALCETGVAPGDRVAGFMPNLPETIIAMLAATSLGATWSSCSPDFGLQGVLDRFGQIAPKILFTADGYRYRGITHDSLDRVRRIANGIPSIDRVVVVPYLHKAPRISDIPNAMLYGDFIRTGSPALCFAQLPADHPLYIMYSSGTTGPPKCLVQGAAGILVNHLKELILHTDLKRDDRIFYFTTCGWMMWNWLISSLAVGATVVLYDGDPFYPNPRALWELAEEERISIFGTSARYLTALEQSGFRPGWEYRLDSLRTLLSTGSPLPPEGFDFVYRNIKPDLQLASISGGTDLNGCFALGNPLGPVYRGELQCRGLGMRVEVFDEKGRPTNQEPGELVCTAAFPSMPLYFWNDPDGTKYEKAYFERFPGVWAHGDWCRLTDTGGMIIYGRSDATLNPGGVRIGTAELYRLVDSLAEISDSLAVGQRWQGDERVILFIRLAAGNSLTEELREKIRAAIRENLTPRHVPAKIIAVADIPYTINMKKVELAVRKVIHGEEVKNREALANPEALDLYRDLEELKS; encoded by the coding sequence ATGAAAAAACCGATCTGGATTCCGAGCGAAAAAAGGATCTGCGGATCTTCCATGACCCGTTTTCTCGACTTTGTCAATGAACGGCACGGCACCTCATTCCACGCTTATGAACCATTGTACACCTGGTCCGTCACCGAAATTTCCAGCTTCTGGGATGCCATCTGGAGGTTTTGCGAAATCACCGCTTCGCGAGAATATCAGCAGGTGGTGGATGATCCGTACCGGCTGCCGGGGCCCCGATGGTTTGCAGGAGCCCGGCTCAATTTCGCCGAAAATCTGCTGCGGTTTCGCGACCAAAAGACCGCCATCATCTTCCGTGATGAGAATCATGCGGCATTGCGGATGAGCTATTCCGAACTGGCGGATCGGGTGGCCTCGGTGGCAGGAGCTTTGTGCGAAACAGGGGTGGCACCGGGAGACCGGGTTGCCGGTTTCATGCCCAATCTGCCGGAAACGATCATCGCCATGCTGGCGGCAACCAGTCTGGGCGCCACCTGGTCGTCCTGCTCGCCGGATTTCGGTCTTCAAGGGGTGCTCGACCGTTTCGGCCAGATTGCACCGAAAATACTTTTCACTGCCGACGGCTATCGCTACCGGGGCATCACCCACGACTCACTGGACCGGGTGCGGCGAATTGCGAACGGCATCCCCTCCATCGATAGAGTTGTCGTGGTTCCCTATCTGCACAAGGCGCCGCGCATCAGCGACATCCCCAACGCAATGCTTTACGGCGACTTCATCCGTACGGGTTCTCCCGCCCTCTGCTTTGCCCAGCTGCCCGCGGACCATCCCCTGTACATCATGTATTCCTCCGGCACGACCGGCCCCCCGAAATGTCTGGTCCAGGGCGCTGCAGGGATTCTGGTCAATCACCTCAAGGAACTGATCCTCCACACCGACCTGAAGCGGGACGACCGCATTTTCTATTTCACCACCTGCGGGTGGATGATGTGGAACTGGCTGATCAGCTCCCTGGCCGTCGGGGCTACGGTGGTCCTTTACGACGGCGATCCTTTTTATCCGAATCCGCGGGCTCTCTGGGAGCTGGCCGAAGAGGAAAGGATTTCCATTTTCGGGACCAGCGCGCGCTACCTGACCGCTCTGGAACAGAGCGGTTTTCGGCCCGGGTGGGAATACCGCCTGGATTCTCTGCGAACCCTTCTGTCCACCGGATCCCCTCTGCCCCCCGAAGGATTCGATTTCGTCTACCGGAACATCAAACCCGATCTGCAGCTGGCCTCCATCTCCGGCGGAACCGACCTCAACGGCTGTTTCGCCCTGGGCAATCCCCTGGGGCCCGTATATCGGGGTGAACTCCAGTGCCGCGGGCTGGGAATGCGGGTCGAGGTCTTTGATGAAAAAGGGCGACCCACGAACCAGGAGCCCGGAGAACTGGTCTGCACCGCGGCCTTCCCTTCCATGCCGCTGTATTTCTGGAACGACCCCGACGGTACAAAATATGAAAAAGCCTATTTCGAGAGGTTCCCCGGTGTATGGGCACACGGGGACTGGTGCCGGTTGACGGACACGGGCGGAATGATCATATACGGCCGTTCGGATGCCACCCTGAATCCGGGAGGAGTGCGCATCGGCACGGCCGAACTCTACCGGCTGGTGGATTCCCTCGCGGAGATTTCCGACAGTCTGGCCGTCGGGCAGCGGTGGCAAGGAGACGAGCGGGTGATCCTCTTTATCCGCCTTGCCGCAGGGAACTCGCTGACCGAAGAACTGCGGGAAAAAATACGGGCAGCCATCCGCGAAAACCTCACCCCTCGACACGTCCCGGCAAAAATCATCGCCGTGGCCGATATCCCGTATACCATCAATATGAAAAAGGTGGAACTGGCGGTCCGAAAGGTCATTCACGGAGAAGAGGTCAAAAACCGGGAAGCCCTGGCCAATCCCGAAGCGCTGGATCTGTACCGGGATCTGGAGGAGTTGAAAAGCTGA
- a CDS encoding 3-hydroxyacyl-CoA dehydrogenase NAD-binding domain-containing protein — MTIRKVVVVGAGAMGTGIARAAAAGGFEVLLQDRDQAKAETGRQSIRVSLEKQVAKGRMEEAGKEALLSRIRLCSSLDECAGSDLVIEAVVENEDVKQGIFRSLDAVCPPHTLFASNTSSISITRLASVTTRPEQVIGMHFMNPAHVMKLVEVITGLVTSPATTEKVCQVAEQMGKTPVLVNDCPGFVANRVLMPMINDAIFCLQEGVADRDAIDEITRLGANHPMGPLELADFIGLDVCLEILKVLHRELGEKYRPCTLLRNMVAAGRLGRKSGCGFYDYRESRKS, encoded by the coding sequence ATGACGATCAGAAAGGTTGTGGTTGTCGGCGCAGGGGCCATGGGCACCGGTATTGCCCGGGCAGCTGCCGCAGGTGGATTCGAGGTGCTGCTGCAGGATCGCGATCAGGCCAAGGCCGAAACCGGTCGGCAGTCCATTCGAGTGAGCCTGGAGAAGCAGGTCGCCAAAGGGAGGATGGAGGAGGCCGGGAAGGAAGCCCTGCTCTCCCGTATCAGGCTCTGCAGCAGCCTCGATGAATGCGCCGGGTCCGATCTGGTGATCGAGGCTGTGGTGGAAAACGAGGATGTCAAACAGGGGATCTTTCGGTCCCTGGATGCCGTTTGCCCGCCCCACACGCTGTTCGCCAGCAACACCTCCTCCATTTCGATAACCCGCCTGGCCTCGGTCACGACCCGTCCTGAGCAGGTGATCGGCATGCATTTCATGAATCCCGCCCACGTTATGAAGCTGGTCGAAGTGATCACCGGATTGGTCACGTCTCCGGCAACCACCGAAAAGGTGTGTCAGGTGGCGGAACAGATGGGTAAAACCCCGGTCTTGGTCAACGATTGTCCCGGTTTCGTCGCCAATCGGGTGCTGATGCCGATGATCAATGATGCGATTTTTTGCCTGCAGGAGGGGGTGGCGGATAGGGACGCCATCGACGAAATCACCCGGCTGGGGGCCAACCACCCCATGGGGCCGCTGGAACTGGCCGACTTCATCGGTCTCGATGTCTGCCTGGAGATCCTCAAGGTGCTTCACCGGGAACTCGGCGAAAAATACCGCCCCTGCACGCTGCTGAGAAATATGGTCGCCGCCGGCCGGCTGGGGCGTAAATCCGGGTGCGGTTTTTACGATTATCGGGAAAGCCGAAAAAGCTGA
- a CDS encoding helix-turn-helix domain-containing protein produces MTANQDEAPRNWHPADIKAALAKAGYSFARIAREYGYAENSPNTVLWRPWSVMELIVAGIVGVKPQNIWPSRYDRQGRHLGTRKDSTLKDL; encoded by the coding sequence ATGACCGCAAACCAGGATGAAGCGCCGAGGAACTGGCACCCGGCCGATATCAAGGCGGCCTTGGCGAAGGCGGGTTATTCCTTTGCGAGGATAGCCAGAGAGTACGGCTATGCCGAAAACTCCCCCAACACGGTTCTGTGGCGGCCCTGGTCGGTGATGGAACTGATCGTGGCCGGCATTGTCGGCGTCAAACCTCAAAACATCTGGCCTTCACGCTATGACCGCCAAGGGCGTCACCTTGGAACTCGGAAAGATAGCACTTTAAAAGACCTTTAG
- the lysS gene encoding lysine--tRNA ligase: MEELSEILLQRRAKLDELRSLGANPYANDFPVTHNTADVKQAHGDQDAAEMEHCGENYCLAGRIMARRDFGKAAFIQLSDRKGQLQVFVSRDVVGEEGFVRFRKLDIGDIVGITGRPFRTKTGELSIRADSIRLLTKSLQVMPEKWHGLTDVETRYRQRYLDLIANPEVREVFQKRSRIVSLIRDFMVAHDFLEVETPMMQPVAGGATAKPFVTHHNTLKMDLFLRIAPELYLKRLVVGGFERVFEINRNFRNEGISIQHNPEFTMMEFYQAYATYETLMDFTEKLICHVAEKVCGGLVITYGGREVDLTPPWDRLTLKESIVKYGRIQPEVLDNRARALDYARDLGLDLDDGIGHGKLLTEIFDEVVEPQLWNPTFITQYPTEVSPLSRRNEADPEVVDRFELFIVGRELANAFSELNDPIDQKERFLQQLAEKEAGDEEAHAMDEDYIRALEYGLPPTAGEGIGIDRLVMLLTDSASIRDVILFPQLRPESK; the protein is encoded by the coding sequence ATGGAAGAATTGAGTGAAATTTTGTTGCAGCGTCGGGCAAAGCTCGACGAGTTGCGTTCTCTGGGCGCCAACCCCTATGCCAACGATTTCCCCGTCACTCACAATACGGCCGATGTCAAGCAGGCTCACGGCGATCAGGACGCGGCGGAAATGGAGCATTGCGGCGAAAATTACTGCCTGGCCGGGCGCATCATGGCCCGTCGCGATTTCGGCAAGGCCGCCTTCATCCAACTGTCCGACCGCAAGGGACAGCTCCAGGTGTTCGTCAGCCGCGATGTCGTCGGCGAGGAAGGTTTCGTCCGGTTCCGCAAGCTGGACATCGGCGATATTGTAGGCATCACCGGCAGACCTTTCCGCACCAAAACCGGCGAGCTTTCGATCCGGGCCGACTCCATCCGTCTGCTGACCAAATCGCTGCAGGTTATGCCGGAAAAGTGGCACGGTCTCACCGACGTCGAAACCCGCTACCGGCAGCGTTACCTCGACCTGATCGCCAATCCCGAAGTGCGGGAGGTTTTCCAGAAACGCAGCCGTATCGTCAGTCTGATCCGTGATTTCATGGTCGCCCATGATTTCCTGGAAGTGGAAACGCCGATGATGCAGCCCGTGGCCGGGGGAGCCACCGCCAAGCCTTTCGTGACCCATCACAACACCCTGAAGATGGATCTGTTCCTGCGCATCGCCCCGGAACTCTATCTGAAGCGGCTGGTCGTGGGCGGCTTCGAGCGGGTCTTCGAAATCAACCGCAATTTTCGCAATGAAGGGATCTCCATTCAGCACAACCCCGAATTCACCATGATGGAGTTCTATCAGGCCTACGCCACTTATGAAACACTGATGGATTTCACCGAGAAGCTGATCTGTCATGTGGCTGAAAAGGTCTGCGGGGGGCTGGTGATAACCTATGGCGGGCGCGAAGTCGACCTTACTCCGCCCTGGGACAGGCTGACCCTGAAGGAATCCATCGTCAAATACGGCCGGATTCAGCCGGAGGTTCTGGATAACAGGGCACGGGCGCTGGATTACGCCCGGGATCTTGGTCTGGATCTCGACGACGGCATCGGCCACGGCAAACTGCTGACGGAAATATTCGACGAAGTGGTCGAACCGCAGCTGTGGAATCCGACCTTCATCACCCAGTACCCCACGGAAGTCAGCCCCCTTTCCAGACGGAACGAGGCGGATCCCGAGGTGGTTGACCGGTTCGAACTGTTCATCGTCGGCCGGGAACTGGCCAACGCCTTTTCGGAACTCAACGATCCCATCGACCAGAAAGAGCGTTTTTTGCAGCAGTTGGCGGAAAAAGAGGCAGGAGACGAAGAAGCCCACGCCATGGACGAAGACTATATCCGGGCGCTGGAATACGGTTTGCCTCCGACGGCGGGCGAGGGGATCGGCATCGATCGCCTGGTCATGCTGCTGACCGACTCGGCCTCGATCCGCGACGTGATCCTCTTCCCGCAATTGAGACCGGAAAGTAAGTAG
- a CDS encoding acyl-CoA dehydrogenase family protein produces MDFGLSGEQLALQKNVREFAVEELLPGVERRDKEGDFPVSAIRKMGEMGLMGLIFPKDLGGGGQDFTSYTIAVEELARVDAAAAITLLAHTLCASHIFVFGSEEQKREFLPPLAQGEVLGAWALTEPGSGSDAAALRTRAEATADGWRLSGHKYFITNGSRAGTMVVMANSDMALGARGISAFIVKGNPEGLQRGRNLPKLGFQSSDTTAVILKDVAVPAGRRLGQEGEGFRQAMAMLDSGRIGLAAMAVGIARGCFEESIRYARKRQTFGRPIADYQAIQWMLADMDVEIEAARLLLQKAAALKEAGRPHTREAAIAKLFASETVMHAGIKAVQIHGGHGYTRVYPVERYFREAKLCEIGEGTSEIQRMVIARELLKSQVEG; encoded by the coding sequence ATGGATTTCGGCCTAAGCGGCGAGCAGTTGGCCTTGCAGAAAAATGTCAGGGAGTTTGCCGTCGAAGAGCTTCTGCCAGGTGTCGAACGGCGTGACAAAGAGGGGGATTTTCCCGTCAGTGCCATCCGCAAGATGGGCGAGATGGGCTTGATGGGCCTGATTTTCCCCAAAGATCTCGGCGGCGGCGGTCAAGATTTTACCAGCTATACCATTGCGGTCGAAGAGCTGGCGAGGGTGGATGCGGCGGCGGCCATTACCCTGCTGGCCCATACCCTCTGTGCGTCCCATATCTTTGTTTTTGGCAGCGAAGAGCAAAAACGGGAGTTTTTGCCTCCTCTTGCACAGGGCGAGGTTCTCGGTGCCTGGGCCCTGACAGAGCCGGGCAGCGGCAGCGATGCGGCCGCTCTCCGGACAAGGGCGGAAGCGACGGCGGACGGCTGGCGGCTCAGCGGTCACAAATACTTTATAACCAACGGGTCCCGTGCCGGGACCATGGTGGTGATGGCCAACTCCGATATGGCCCTGGGGGCCAGGGGCATATCGGCATTCATCGTCAAGGGCAATCCCGAGGGCCTGCAGCGGGGCCGGAATCTGCCCAAACTCGGTTTCCAGTCCAGCGACACGACAGCTGTCATTCTCAAGGATGTTGCGGTTCCGGCGGGCCGGCGCCTGGGGCAGGAGGGGGAAGGTTTCAGACAGGCCATGGCCATGCTCGACTCCGGCAGGATCGGACTGGCGGCGATGGCGGTCGGCATTGCCCGCGGTTGTTTCGAGGAAAGCATCCGTTATGCCCGCAAGCGCCAGACCTTCGGCAGACCGATTGCCGATTATCAGGCCATCCAGTGGATGCTCGCCGACATGGATGTGGAGATAGAGGCAGCGCGGCTGCTTCTGCAAAAGGCAGCCGCGCTCAAGGAAGCGGGCCGGCCTCATACGCGGGAAGCCGCGATAGCCAAGCTTTTCGCCTCGGAAACGGTCATGCATGCAGGCATCAAGGCGGTGCAGATACACGGCGGCCACGGCTATACCAGGGTGTACCCAGTGGAGCGCTACTTCCGCGAAGCCAAGCTCTGCGAAATCGGCGAGGGAACATCCGAAATTCAGCGGATGGTCATCGCCCGGGAATTGCTGAAAAGTCAGGTTGAGGGGTGA
- the prfB gene encoding peptide chain release factor 2 (programmed frameshift): protein MFREESETLEQLKIKLEELRGYLDVPGRKERIAELEAEIARPGFWDQGDKAQELLKERTGAEKIVENWEKATRELDDLLVLVELGEESEDEETLAEVRELLPALEQKVGKMEFARMLSGEHDPNNAIFSINAGAGGTEAQDWAEMLLRMYLRFFEKKGFKAEITDYQPGEEAGMKSATVTVEGDYAYGWLRSEIGIHRLVRISPFDSNARRHTSFCSVFVFPELSDEVEVEINEKDLKVDTYRSSGAGGQHVNKTDSAIRITHIPSGIVVACQNERSQHKNRATAMKQLKARLYEEERLKKDQEAAAIAGDKKEIGWGSQIRSYVLHPYRMVKDHRTAFETGNTDAVLDGELEGFIEAFLLKGS from the exons ATGTTTCGTGAAGAAAGTGAAACTCTTGAACAACTGAAGATCAAGCTCGAAGAGCTGAGGGGGTATCTT GACGTACCAGGCAGGAAGGAGCGGATCGCCGAACTTGAGGCGGAGATCGCCCGACCCGGCTTCTGGGATCAGGGGGACAAGGCCCAGGAGTTGCTGAAGGAGCGGACCGGGGCGGAAAAAATCGTGGAAAATTGGGAGAAGGCGACCCGGGAACTCGACGACCTGCTGGTGCTGGTGGAACTGGGAGAGGAGAGTGAGGACGAGGAGACCCTTGCCGAAGTGAGGGAACTTCTGCCGGCGCTCGAACAGAAAGTGGGCAAGATGGAGTTTGCCCGCATGCTGTCCGGGGAACATGATCCGAACAATGCCATCTTCAGCATCAATGCCGGCGCGGGAGGCACCGAGGCCCAGGACTGGGCCGAAATGCTGCTCCGCATGTACCTGCGTTTCTTTGAGAAAAAAGGCTTCAAAGCGGAAATCACCGACTATCAGCCCGGCGAGGAAGCGGGCATGAAGAGCGCCACGGTGACGGTGGAGGGGGACTACGCCTACGGCTGGCTGCGTTCGGAGATCGGTATCCATCGTCTGGTACGCATCTCCCCCTTTGATTCCAATGCCAGGCGCCACACCTCCTTCTGTTCGGTTTTTGTTTTTCCCGAACTCTCAGACGAGGTCGAGGTCGAGATCAACGAAAAGGATCTCAAGGTCGATACCTACCGGTCCAGCGGCGCCGGCGGCCAGCATGTCAACAAAACCGATTCGGCGATCCGTATCACCCATATTCCCAGCGGGATTGTGGTTGCCTGCCAGAATGAACGGTCCCAGCACAAGAACCGGGCCACCGCCATGAAACAGCTCAAAGCGAGGCTCTACGAGGAGGAGCGGCTGAAGAAGGATCAGGAGGCTGCAGCCATCGCCGGCGACAAGAAGGAGATCGGTTGGGGCAGTCAGATCCGCTCCTATGTGCTCCACCCCTATCGAATGGTCAAGGACCATCGGACCGCCTTCGAGACGGGCAATACCGATGCCGTTCTCGACGGCGAGCTGGAAGGTTTCATCGAGGCCTTTCTGCTCAAGGGATCATGA